In a single window of the Wyeomyia smithii strain HCP4-BCI-WySm-NY-G18 unplaced genomic scaffold, ASM2978416v1 HiC_scaffold_26, whole genome shotgun sequence genome:
- the LOC129733748 gene encoding rhodanese domain-containing protein CG4456-like produces MNTSAVRILLQRTLVQNVTKVNRYSVLAKQLPAVSNVAGTGLRYCSAGKNRYDKNCVDKSLHATYDEIANLHNHPEKLLIDVRDAAEIAATGSIPTITCITDQLKLSSDAFKALYGCKKPTTNDALIFTCCVGTRSGIAAFLADKLGYKNVKNYVGSWQEYAQKNNLTPGPAKI; encoded by the exons ATGAATACCAGTGCAGTGAGAATTCTGTTGCAAAGAACACTAGTGCAAAATGTTACAAAAGTGAACAGATACAGTGTCCTAGCGAAGCAGCTTCCGGCTGTTAGCAATGTAGCCGGGACCG GCTTGCGGTACTGCTCGGCCGGTAAGAACCGATACGACAAAAATTGCGTCGACAAGAGCCTTCATGCCACGTACGATGAGATTGCTAATCTACATAATCACCCCGAGAAACTGCTGATCGATGTTCGCGATGCTGCGGAAATCGCTGCCACCGGGTCCATTCCGACCA TCACATGCATTACCGACCAGCTTAAACTAAGTTCGGATGCTTTTAAGGCCTTGTACGGCTGCAAGAAGCCGACCACCAACGATGCGCTGATATTCACATGCTGCGTGGGTACTCGCTCTGGCATAGCAGCCTTTTTGGCGGATAAGCTGGGATATAAGAA TGTTAAAAATTATGTCGGATCCTGGCAAGAGTATGCCCAGAAAAACAACCTGACCCCTGGACCGGCTAAAATTTAA